One Kitasatospora sp. NBC_01287 DNA window includes the following coding sequences:
- a CDS encoding SCO5389 family protein, translating to MSLDVSPALLEKAERGEVDEREFVDCVRTSLPYAWDLISSLVAQMKVDGTGFADNQVPPPSEQARGQLLRAMASDAIRGALQRHFGVQLAFQNCHRVAVFGPTADAEARRLRFTSVRAQLLNQSPLLRDC from the coding sequence ATGTCGCTCGACGTCTCACCGGCTCTTCTGGAGAAGGCCGAGCGAGGCGAGGTCGACGAGCGGGAGTTCGTCGACTGCGTCCGTACGTCCCTGCCCTATGCCTGGGACCTGATCAGCTCGCTCGTCGCCCAGATGAAGGTCGACGGCACCGGCTTCGCGGACAACCAGGTCCCGCCGCCGAGCGAGCAGGCGCGCGGCCAGCTGCTGCGCGCGATGGCCAGTGACGCCATCCGCGGTGCCCTGCAGCGGCACTTCGGGGTCCAGCTGGCCTTCCAGAACTGCCACCGGGTGGCGGTCTTCGGTCCGACGGCCGATGCCGAGGCGCGGCGTCTGCGCTTCACCTCGGTACGGGCCCAACTGCTGAACCAGTCGCCGCTGCTGCGCGACTGCTGA